TCCCTATTTATAATGCGGAATGGCCCTCATCATCAACCAAAGACTGGTTTCTCACTGACCTAAAAAATTCAGCAATTCTTCCAATCAAAATAGGTAGCTCAATGATGAACCTACTCAGAGATAACGTGATTGGAGTTCCCATTAATGCAGAGAGACTTTCATTTAAAAGGCAGCCAAAGAGACTTATGTTACATCCTATTTGCCAAGACCATGTTCCTTCATAAAGCAAAGTGAGTATCCCTTTTAACTTGATAATCCATAAGTTGAATGTGTGTAGTAATCAAATCATTAACATTACATCTACTTGAATATGCAGGAAAATCAGTTATCTGCAAGATGAACAAACTTGGAGAAAGGATGGATTCAATAAGCTCAACGAAAACCTCACCAAAAACAAGTTCCCCAATGAGAAGTTGCAACCATGGTAATAATGGAATCCAACACCATTAGTGAATTCTGAATTTGGTACTAAATTTCAAAGAAAGTAGCAAATGCTAAATTTATGCAGTTTGTGAACTTGTTCAGGCAATTAGATCAAATGCAATTCAATTACCTATATTTGTGTACACAACGAAACAACCTTAAGCTATTTTCAGTGGATTATTTTTTCAGAGAAATCTGAACCAGTTAAGCTCTTTTCAATCTCTGTCAAAAAGAAGACTGCCTTGGTGAGAAAATGCTCAAAATACCCCTCAACGTTTGGCccaaatcccaactacacaccaaacctttgcgggggtcctattaacCCCCTGGTCATTTTAAAAGTGGAATATATTGCTCCCTAAATGCTGAGGTGTCAAAGAGAGTGTATTTATTCTCTCTTAGAGAGTGAGAGATAAAAATAgtttattaaaaaattatttttaaaaatatttttgtttaaTATTAATTTTCTGATTTCTTTAattctttctctctttttttttcattttctctctCTTATTTCTTCTTCTCTTCAATAGGTCATCGGATTTAGGTTGCCGGAAAAATTTTCCGGCGAACTCCATTTTTCTCATAATAACAAATAAAATCGAAACAAGAAAGTTCAGAATTGTAGTGTTCAGAATAATCAAAAATCAAAACCCAAAAAAATTCCAAGTGCAAACTTTTTCTTGTAAACATCTCCTTGAATTGGCTCCATCAATGGCGTTAATTCACCTACTGAGTTCTCCATCTCTATTTTCCTCCTCCACCACCCAATCACCCACTTTATTTCCCCTCCACCATCAACCTACAAGTCCCATTTTATTATCCCCTTCCGCCATTCTTTTCATACTCCTAGTAGTACTAGTAGTAATACTGTAACTTATTCTGATGAATCTTATAGATCTCATTTTTCTTCAATGTACTCTTATTTTTTCCCTAATTCATCACAGCAAGTTCAAAATTTTTCTAACCCCAGATCCCAAAACTCAACTTTTGAGCCTCCcaatttggaaaaaaatttggGTATTGGTAAAAATGAAACTTTGAAGAATGATTCACATGATAAAGTTGAAATCTTGAAGAACCCCTCAGTAGTAGCACCAACATCTTCATCTGGTTTgaatcaagaatcatcaaatgtgAAAAATCAGACCCCAAGTAAAGATTTTGATGATAAAAATGAAGTCTTGAAAAACCCCTTGAAGCCTAATGTAAATGTGACAACACCAGTATCTTCATCTTCATTTGTAAAAAATTTAGTTGTGTCGTCAAAGAAGAAAGATGAAGATTTGGTTAAGATGAAAGATGAAGGTGGGTGGTGTTCCAGCGGAATAAGGTGGaagagaaaggaaagaaatagaataataaataaataaaaaagggaaagaataagaaaaaaatgaaaaataaatgttttaatttaaattaaCACGTGTCAGGGTGCGTGCACTTCACCAGCCATCACATATGTGGGTGTGGCTTTTTAAGGGTGAGTATATTGCATATTGGACAGCCACATCAGTAAAAAAGGGGCATTTTATTACTGGAAAAAATTGTCCAAGGGGGTAATAGAACCAAcacaaaggttaggtgtgtaattgaaattttggtcaaacgttggggggtattttgagtatttactCCTGCCTTGCCAACCACATTTTCAGATAATCCAGAACATAAAGTGATTCTAAGAAGGAACTTAAAAGTCTGGAACATACCCACAATTACTGATCATTTTTATGCCCCTTCCAACAAGGAGAGGACAGAGTCCCAACCAAACAGTTCTTTTATGATCAAGGCTCGGTGCtttattttctctttctttttttttttttttctttttttccttttctgatAAATCAGAATCTATACCTTAtgaagttttttttaaaaaaaaaaaagaaacggTGGTCTCTAGGTCAGCTTGCTAATGCTTCAACTATTTGACTGGTTACATGCAATCCCCCACCAGCACAAGTATCGGGTAACTCTGCCACTAAGGGTTAGGAAGACGGAATTTTAACCTTGGTCTCCAAGATTTggacccacttcattgaccatgTGTGGAAGTGCTTATACACAATCACATTTTTAGCTACAACTTAACATAGCATTTTTTGACGTCTCACGCATGCATATGTGTGAGCCAGCAAGGTTAATTGGTTGTGAACCGGGAAAAAGGAGTTGTTTATCCGTCTTAGTAATACATTGTACCATCCAGAAGATTACTAACACTGACATCATACTCCAATTATAAGCAAGTATTCCAACAGGATAATTTGGTAGGTCCATACGAAAATTTTAATTATTTCCACGACTACATTTACagtcaaactcaaaattaaggtaAGCTCATTTCATAATCTGAAACTATAACAAACAATGGGGGCCGAATACTAATTTACAAGGATGATTTCGAAGATTTTTTATAAGATGAGTGAACAGATGAAATTGATGCGCAATAAAGCACAAAGAATGGGAATAGAAGACTGACATCAGCAGCTCCTAGTCATATGACAAGTCAAAGGTCACTTGCTGAATCGGACTAAGCAGGTTCAGCTTGCGCATACTTCAACTATTTGACCCACCAAGCTCCAAGAAAAGTTAGCTTTACAAGATTCAGGAAACTGGAGTCCAGCCTCCTCACACCCTGCTTTCGTGATATGAAGGAAGGACCGCATATCTAGATACTTGAGAGACTCACATGAGTTCAAAAGCTTCTTAATTCCTTCAACTGTGTCTCTGGACAGCTACCTTCAAAATTTTCGATTCCACAATTAATTCCTCACTTCCTAATTGTTGAAATTGAGCATCAGTAACCTCCTCGCAGCATCCAATATCAAGAACTTCTGAATCAAATAAAGACATCTATGAGCTTTCTTTGAGTTCTTCATGTGGTCAAACGAGGTAGCTTTCTTTCAATGATTTCTTTTAGCATTTATTTGTCCTTGGCATGAGCTCTATGACAAAATTTACCTACTTGAAGACATGAGGGCAAGGCTTACTTAAGAGTTCACAAGTTAATATCTTCACAAGCACATAAGAGCACTGATCATATGACGTTTCTGCTTTTATGTTCTTTGCTGCTTCAATTTCTGGTAAAGAGAAGAGAACTACTTTTCAATGCCGTGTGGATCTCTTGAGTTGTTGCACACTGTATCGAGATGTAAATTTAAGTGGCTCTTACATTTGGTTGGTCGTAATGATAGTTTTCTCACAACCTGAGACCAACATTATATTCATGATATAGGTTGAGAAACAAGTTTCCAAATGTGAAGTTGCAACCATGGTAACTATGGAATCCAACACCATTCATGAGTTCTGAATTGGTACTAAATCCCAAAGAAAGTAGCAATAGCAAATGCTAAATTTATGCAGCTTATGAACTTTTTCAGGCAATTAGATCAAAATGCAATTCAATTAACTATGTAATTAGCACCTTTCATGTGTAATGGTAGTGTCCGGGTCAGCTTGTGTATACTTCAACTATTTGACCAACCAAGCTCCCAGAAAAGTTAACTTTACAAGATTTAGGAAACTGGAGTCCAGCCTCCTTACACCCGGCTTTCGTGATATGAGGGCACGACCGCACATCTACATACTCTAGAGATTCACATGACTTCAAAAGCTTCTTAATTCCTATAACTGTGATCTTTGGGCAGTTACTCAGCTTCAAAATTTTCAATTCCAAAATTAACTTTTCACTTTCTAATTGTTGAAATACAGCATCAGTGACGTCCTTGCAGCATCCAATATCAAGAACTTGAAGCTTTCTGCATCCTGAAAGTATACAATCCAATGAAGAGTCGGAAATATTCAAACACCAATCCATCCTCAGTTCCCTGAGACTTTTACTACAAGCAACAGCCAATGACTTCATGGACTCATCAGATATGTCACGGCAACCACCGATAACAAGCGTCTCAAGATTTTTGCAGTTATTAGCCAAGGATAAGATGGACTCATCGCCAACTTCGCAGCAATCCAACAGCTTCAACGTACTAAGTATCAATGCGCAAGCTTTGGACACCGCAGATACGCCGATGTCACCAATCTTTCTGCATTTGTTAATATCTAAATGCTTTATCTTTCGGCAACCTTCAACGAGAACACATAAACCTGTATCAGTAATATTGGTGCATCCCTGCAAACCCAGCTCTTCTAAATTGTGGCAGTTTTTGGACAGAGCTTTCAATAATGAATCTGACATGAATCTACAGCCAACAAGATGCAAGGTTCTCAACTCATGACACCCCTCAGCAACAGCTGACAAGCCCTTGTCTCTCAGCTTACTGCAGTATGATACATCTAGGGATTGTAAAGAAGAGAGGCTGGATCCGATTTTAGCCATTCCATTGTCAGTTATGCCTGTAAATTTTGAATATGGATCCAACAAGGTAAGTCTAACAGGAGACGTTAATCAATTAAGAGTAAGTGCTTGATAGTGCTGTTGAATGAAAAATAAGAGTATACAGTGTTAAATTAAAACATCTGGAATAGCTCGAGTAAGTCTAAAATTCGGAAGATTGGTACACAACTATTCTCGAGTTATGTAGCACAAGATACATCAGTACCTAATTTCTTCTTTGCTATTAGGAGATACATATCCAAAGCTTACTATCCAACAGTATAATCATCTACCCAATACCATTCAAGTCATTCGGATCAAGATTTGAGAAATAACCAATTTGGCAAATATTAGCCCCATATAGAGCCAAGAATCTTAGCCAGAATTATATGAAAGAATGTTCAATGCTGATATAGTCATTAATGGGACCATGTGAATCAAAATCAAAGCTCTACATTATGCTTCTTTACCTTGAAGAACTAGAAAATCCAAGTTGCCAGGGCAACTCCAAACATGGCTAATCCAGAATGTTCAACTATATTGCGTTGTAATAAGCTAAACCCATGGAAACAACTCGTGTTTCTACCACATCACGCAATTTTACAAGAAATTCAAAAATATACACACATTTTTACTGTTCTTCCAAATACAGAAGTACTCAAAACCTTAATATATCCACTAATTACACAAGGATAGGTAGCAAAAACTAATATCTTTCCCAAAATTTAGTTAAGTTTACCACCAAAATCTCAAGGAATAACACTGAAATAGTCAGCAATTACATAAAGGGTATTAAAAAATTCAATCATCTacagaggaaagaaaaaaaaagctgaCCTTTAAATGTTACTACCACATTGCGCAATTTTACAataaatacaaaaatatacacacatttttacttcttttttttgtttgtttttttttttttttttttgttcttccaaATTCAGAAGTACCCAAAACCCCCATAAGTTCACTAATTACAAAAGGATAGGTAAAAGAAACtactccatccgtcccaatttatgtggcactttccGATTGCGAGTGTCAAATAAGCTATCCTTTGACCACAATATTTTCATGTCCTATAAATAGTTTGAATTGTCAATTATAGTGACTTATACTTCCTCCAGATCAAAAAGAGTATCCACTTAGCTTTTTTTCTTAGATCAAGAAGAgtatccacttatcaaatcaagaaagaattaaccttattttttcagatttacctctattaagtgttatgagatcaaatctcaatacctatttaattag
Above is a genomic segment from Lycium barbarum isolate Lr01 chromosome 12, ASM1917538v2, whole genome shotgun sequence containing:
- the LOC132621313 gene encoding uncharacterized protein LOC132621313 produces the protein MASNDSEFEKGVVSVVRINDFLGDDELRAVVSRLDSDKDKEVFGLVCQRWLYIQSTERKKLCGRAGPHMLRNIAARFSRLNELGLSHSVNRCFYPGVTDSDLSVIAASFSSLRILNLRNCKGITDNGMAKIGSSLSSLQSLDVSYCSKLRDKGLSAVAEGCHELRTLHLVGCRFMSDSLLKALSKNCHNLEELGLQGCTNITDTGLCVLVEGCRKIKHLDINKCRKIGDIGVSAVSKACALILSTLKLLDCCEVGDESILSLANNCKNLETLVIGGCRDISDESMKSLAVACSKSLRELRMDWCLNISDSSLDCILSGCRKLQVLDIGCCKDVTDAVFQQLESEKLILELKILKLSNCPKITVIGIKKLLKSCESLEYVDVRSCPHITKAGCKEAGLQFPKSCKVNFSGSLVGQIVEVYTS